From Deltaproteobacteria bacterium, a single genomic window includes:
- a CDS encoding HAMP domain-containing protein yields MIRFASSLRARLIAFVLFAVIPAFAVILFTDQRHRDSIATHVQDNALVSARFIATEQRRIFENAHQLLITLARLPQIREQNSLGCEKILASLLEPLYVDLGVIDTKGNVLCNALGSKSQPNRRMKDSYIRRAVETQDLTVGEIQRDSASGKTVIELGFPVSDSPGNVRGIAFVILDYSWIVRITAENHLPSEASFIVFDEKGTIFLRYPDQADALGTRIQAGVLPNAKVVRGVEGNIKSLGPDRIARLFTYRQLDHRIAGAIMYAGIDIPGRAAFAGAERILRQNLLILGALTLLTLIAAWFGADLFVLRRLRDLMAATKQLAVGNLKARTTLPYGGSELSHLARTFDDLAETLQKRAAEAKIAETEIQKQHLRQSAIHEISAAMTSSLDVGKVLDALLEGVITLFPFSCVTLSWIDENATLDPIGFAGRPHAKGLQSRAEGERGIPKEVFKHKFPLLIANVPTDSRASDPDSLRAAGFITYLGLPLIVKNEQLGVLSFYSTEEIDLKTEEMDFLASLTQQAAVALYNSRLYEQTRNQAVELEKSNRIKDDFLGVISHELRTPLNVIMNCTEALNMGVFGALSPENLKGTARIGVQASHLLSLINGILEITKIETGAIAVNMEPIDLIQLIEELESDYAIASKEKELTIEWKVTTDLPPIVSDRMKLRQVIINIVNNAIKFTDQGSVIVLFRPSPEQAGIEFSVADTGIGIAEESLPYIFDKFHQADGSTTRNFAGAGLGLYLVKHFVGIMGGSLRVESKLGEGTTFTVRIPSSASVGSIEDERLAIKITDHFDASQPSVEGEL; encoded by the coding sequence ATGATTCGGTTCGCCTCCAGCCTAAGAGCTCGTTTAATTGCCTTTGTTCTCTTCGCGGTGATCCCCGCGTTCGCGGTCATCTTGTTCACCGATCAAAGACATCGGGATTCTATCGCGACCCATGTGCAGGATAACGCCCTGGTATCGGCTCGCTTCATCGCAACTGAACAGCGGCGCATTTTCGAGAACGCACACCAGTTACTGATCACGCTGGCGCGGCTGCCGCAAATCCGCGAACAAAACAGCCTCGGATGCGAAAAGATCCTCGCCAGCTTGCTGGAGCCCCTTTACGTCGATCTTGGCGTCATCGATACCAAGGGCAATGTTCTATGCAACGCGCTGGGCTCCAAGAGCCAGCCAAATCGGCGCATGAAGGATTCTTATATTCGCCGCGCCGTGGAAACCCAGGATTTAACCGTTGGCGAGATTCAACGCGATAGTGCCAGCGGCAAGACTGTGATCGAATTAGGTTTCCCGGTGAGCGACTCTCCTGGCAACGTCCGCGGTATCGCTTTCGTCATTTTGGATTATTCCTGGATCGTAAGAATCACCGCCGAGAATCATCTCCCTTCCGAAGCCTCCTTCATTGTCTTCGATGAGAAAGGAACGATATTTCTCCGTTACCCGGACCAAGCAGATGCGCTCGGCACGCGCATTCAAGCCGGGGTTCTGCCCAATGCCAAGGTGGTCCGCGGTGTGGAAGGAAATATCAAATCCCTCGGCCCCGACCGCATCGCGCGTCTGTTTACCTACCGGCAATTGGACCACCGCATCGCCGGAGCGATCATGTACGCCGGCATCGATATTCCGGGCCGGGCGGCATTTGCCGGAGCCGAACGCATACTGCGGCAAAATCTCTTGATACTGGGCGCCTTAACGCTCCTGACTTTGATCGCTGCCTGGTTCGGCGCGGATCTGTTTGTCCTGCGCCGGCTCCGCGATCTGATGGCCGCGACCAAGCAACTCGCGGTCGGCAACTTGAAGGCACGCACCACGCTTCCCTACGGCGGCAGCGAGCTCAGTCATTTAGCCCGAACTTTCGACGATCTGGCCGAAACCTTACAAAAGCGCGCCGCCGAAGCCAAAATCGCCGAGACCGAGATTCAAAAGCAGCATCTGCGCCAAAGCGCCATCCATGAAATCAGCGCGGCGATGACCTCGAGTCTCGACGTTGGCAAAGTTCTGGACGCGCTCTTAGAGGGCGTCATCACACTGTTTCCCTTTTCTTGTGTCACGTTGAGCTGGATCGATGAAAACGCCACACTGGATCCCATCGGATTCGCCGGGCGCCCCCACGCGAAGGGTTTGCAATCGAGAGCCGAAGGCGAACGAGGAATTCCCAAAGAGGTATTCAAGCATAAATTTCCATTACTGATTGCCAACGTGCCAACCGATAGCCGGGCCTCCGATCCAGATTCCCTGCGCGCGGCCGGTTTCATTACGTACTTAGGCCTGCCGCTGATCGTCAAGAATGAGCAGCTGGGGGTTTTGTCATTTTATTCCACTGAAGAGATCGACTTGAAAACCGAGGAAATGGATTTTCTCGCTAGCCTTACGCAGCAGGCCGCCGTTGCGCTCTATAATTCCCGCCTCTACGAGCAGACCCGCAACCAAGCTGTGGAGCTGGAAAAATCTAATCGGATCAAGGACGACTTTCTCGGTGTCATCTCCCATGAGCTGCGCACGCCACTCAACGTCATCATGAACTGCACCGAGGCCCTGAACATGGGGGTGTTCGGCGCTCTCAGCCCGGAGAATTTGAAAGGCACCGCGCGGATCGGTGTCCAGGCGAGCCATCTGCTCTCGCTAATTAACGGAATCCTAGAAATCACCAAGATCGAGACCGGAGCAATCGCCGTCAACATGGAACCGATAGATTTAATCCAACTCATTGAAGAACTCGAAAGCGACTATGCGATCGCCTCTAAAGAAAAAGAGCTGACGATCGAGTGGAAGGTCACCACCGATCTGCCGCCCATCGTCAGCGACCGCATGAAACTTCGCCAAGTGATAATCAACATCGTCAACAACGCGATCAAATTCACCGATCAGGGGTCGGTGATCGTATTGTTTCGGCCATCGCCGGAACAAGCAGGCATCGAGTTTTCCGTTGCCGACACCGGCATCGGCATCGCCGAGGAATCTCTGCCGTATATTTTCGATAAATTTCACCAAGCGGACGGCAGCACAACGCGAAACTTTGCGGGTGCGGGACTCGGCCTGTATCTGGTCAAACATTTCGTCGGGATCATGGGCGGATCGCTCCGGGTTGAGAGCAAGCTCGGCGAGGGGACGACTTTTACGGTACGAATTCCTAGTAGCGCATCCGTCGGATCGATCGAAGACGAGCGCCTCGCGATTAAAATCACCGATCACTTTGACGCCTCGCAACCGTCGGTGGAAGGAGAGTTATGA
- a CDS encoding cupin domain-containing protein — MAEVINRPSYQAVDSKVEIMDTPYDRWIASQGIDIVRGFFVEDLYTTPLKWWDRIGGNGVCIMLDGAGYMDDAYVIGIPAGKMLNPQRHIYEALVYVLSGRGATTVWQENSGKQTFEWQTGSLFALPLNAWYQHFNGQGDQEARLLSVTTAPLIFNLFRSADFVTNCPYSFTERFKGEEGFFTGGGKLYSDRVVETNFVADVINIEPVEWSERGKGNATIFFEMSESMMGSHVSRFPVGIYKKAHRHGPGAHVFILTGNGYSLLWPEGREMTRVDWKPGSIVVPPEGWFHQHFNSGAVPSRYLALKILSRKYKLQPGKIQADVPLAFGGWQIEYEDEDPLIRKIFEEECAKSGAEVKMAPVAKRAN; from the coding sequence ATGGCAGAAGTAATCAACCGCCCATCTTATCAAGCCGTCGACAGTAAGGTCGAAATCATGGACACGCCCTACGACCGTTGGATCGCGTCCCAGGGGATCGACATCGTGCGCGGCTTTTTCGTTGAGGATCTTTACACCACGCCGCTTAAATGGTGGGACCGCATCGGCGGCAACGGCGTGTGCATCATGCTCGACGGCGCCGGCTACATGGACGACGCCTACGTGATAGGAATTCCCGCGGGCAAAATGTTGAATCCCCAACGCCATATTTACGAAGCGCTGGTTTACGTGTTGTCAGGCCGCGGCGCGACGACCGTCTGGCAGGAAAATAGCGGCAAGCAGACCTTCGAGTGGCAGACGGGCAGTTTGTTCGCCCTACCGCTCAATGCCTGGTACCAGCACTTCAACGGCCAGGGCGATCAAGAAGCGCGCTTGTTGTCGGTGACCACGGCGCCGCTGATTTTTAATTTATTTCGCAGCGCCGATTTCGTCACCAACTGTCCGTACTCCTTCACCGAGCGCTTCAAGGGCGAAGAAGGTTTCTTCACCGGCGGCGGCAAACTTTATAGCGACCGGGTGGTCGAGACCAACTTCGTCGCCGACGTGATCAACATCGAACCGGTGGAGTGGAGCGAGCGGGGCAAGGGCAACGCAACGATTTTTTTCGAGATGTCCGAAAGCATGATGGGCTCTCATGTGTCGCGCTTTCCGGTTGGTATCTACAAAAAGGCACACCGTCACGGACCGGGCGCCCATGTGTTTATTCTCACCGGCAATGGCTATTCGCTGCTCTGGCCGGAAGGAAGAGAAATGACCCGCGTCGATTGGAAGCCGGGCTCTATCGTGGTGCCGCCGGAAGGTTGGTTTCATCAGCATTTCAATTCCGGCGCCGTACCGTCGCGCTACTTGGCGCTGAAAATTTTGAGCCGCAAGTACAAACTGCAACCGGGTAAGATTCAGGCCGATGTGCCGCTGGCTTTTGGCGGCTGGCAGATTGAATACGAAGATGAAGATCCGCTGATTCGAAAAATCTTCGAAGAGGAGTGCGCCAAGTCGGGCGCCGAGGTGAAAATGGCGCCGGTGGCCAAACGCGCCAATTGA
- a CDS encoding VOC family protein: MLKPIGITEGHYECRSLDQSLPIFTELLNLELVERTEKQAVVKHPNTKWRLVIHEGGPDSKNKPHTNHYGFRVASSKEVPKACDYITANKAKYEIRSVTKPHEAHFAYSIYFKEPGGNDLEIEYYNPGAVKHGRRIAQQHWETLLPDEKAGEKPYLCQAMTHGTLNCDDKEVSDKFLANVLGLPIIGGGRTSTYISVPDYGPWYVVVLPTTHRDYLNEQNRFTLKLATPEEVEDAHKDFSKNGKQLGIDDVREFKTNGRAHFLLSDINKNWWEITS, from the coding sequence ATGTTGAAACCGATTGGCATCACAGAAGGGCACTATGAGTGCCGCTCGCTCGATCAAAGCCTGCCGATTTTTACAGAACTGTTGAACCTGGAACTGGTCGAGCGCACCGAGAAACAGGCGGTGGTCAAGCATCCGAACACCAAGTGGCGGCTTGTGATCCATGAAGGCGGACCGGATTCGAAGAACAAGCCGCACACCAATCACTACGGCTTTCGCGTCGCCAGCTCCAAAGAAGTCCCGAAGGCTTGCGACTACATCACGGCCAACAAGGCAAAATATGAAATTCGCAGCGTCACCAAGCCGCACGAAGCGCACTTCGCTTATTCCATCTACTTCAAAGAGCCGGGCGGCAACGATCTCGAAATCGAATATTATAATCCTGGCGCCGTGAAGCACGGCCGACGCATCGCCCAGCAGCATTGGGAAACTTTGCTCCCCGATGAAAAAGCCGGCGAGAAGCCGTACCTCTGCCAAGCGATGACTCACGGCACGCTCAACTGCGACGATAAAGAGGTGAGCGACAAGTTTCTCGCCAACGTGCTCGGCTTGCCGATCATCGGCGGCGGCAGAACTTCCACTTACATCAGCGTGCCGGACTACGGCCCGTGGTACGTCGTCGTGTTGCCGACCACGCACCGCGATTACTTAAACGAACAAAACCGCTTCACGTTAAAACTCGCGACTCCCGAAGAAGTCGAAGACGCCCACAAGGATTTTTCCAAAAACGGCAAGCAGCTCGGCATCGACGACGTGCGCGAATTCAAAACCAATGGCCGGGCGCATTTTCTGCTGAGCGATATCAATAAGAATTGGTGGGAGATCACTTCGTGA